In the genome of Streptomyces sp. Q6, the window GGTGGAAGAGGAAGGGGCGCCGAACCTGTGGTGAGATCCGTCGCGTTGACCGTCGCCGAGGTCGTGTCCCTGCTGTCGATCCTGTACGGCGTCGCGTTGATCTACGTGCCTGCGGCGCTGATCCTGGCCGGGCTGATGGGCGTTGTCGCCGCGGAGCGGAAGCTGGCGCCGCGACGATCTACCCACCGTAAGGGGGCGCCGTCATGAGCCTGTTCGGCCTGTTCGACCGCCGCTCCTCGCCGGAGAATCCGGCGGTGCCGCTCACCGATTCGTCGCTGCTCGACTGGCTCGGCGGCCCCAAGACCGAGGCCGGTGTGCAGGTCTCCGAGCGCTCGGCGCTGCACATGCCGGCCGTGTGGCGGTCGGTGGCCGTCATTGCCGGGGTGTCGGCGGCGCTGCCGCTGCACACGTACAAGGCCGGCACCAAGGACCGGACCACGTCCCTGCTGCTCGGCGACCCGCACCCGGAGCTGACGCCGCTGGAACTGTGGCGGCTCGCCTACGTGCACAAGGTGCTGTGGGGCAACGCCTACATCCAGAAGCTGAGGGCGCCATCCGGGCAGGTCAAGGAGCTGTGGCCGGTGTCGTCGGACCGGGTGACCGTGGACCGCGAGCGGCCCTCAGAGGCGAACCCGTCGGGCAAGTTCTTCTATGCGACGGACGACTGGGGCGAGGTGCACCGGCTGACGCCGCGTGAGCTGATGCACCTGCCAGGGCTCGGCTACGACGGGCTCAAGGGCCTGTCCCCGGTCTCCCTGGCACGCGGGGGCATCAGCCTTGCGCAGGCCGCAGAGCTGAGCGCGGGCCAGCTGTTCGGCCGCGGCAACATGGTGTCCGGCGTCTTGCAGACCGAGCAGCGCCTGGACGCCGAGCAGGCCGCGGCGCTCAAGGCCCGGTGGCAGGCCAAGGTCGGCGGGATCGAGAACGCGCACCAGGTGGCTGTGCTCGACTCGGGCGCGAGCTTTCAGCCGGTGACGATGCCGCTGAAGGACGCCCAGTTCCTGGAGTCCCGCGAGTTCCAGATCACCGAGGTGGCGCGCATGTTCGGCGTGCCGCTGTTCCTGCTGATGGAGACCGCGAAGTCGACGAGCTGGGGCACGGGCCTTGAGCAGCAGGCGCAGGGCTGGGTGACGTTCGACCTCGGTCCGACGTGGCTCGCGCCGACCGAGCAGCGCATCACCAAGGAGCTGCTGCCGCTCGGCGAGTACGCGCACTACGCACTGCAGGGGCTGCTGCGCGGCGACTCCTCGTCGCGCGCCACGTTCTACCGGGCGATGCGCGACACGGGCGTGATGTCTGCCAACGACATCCGCTACCTGGAGGAACTGCCGCCGATCCCGGGCCCGGAGGGCGACACCTACTTGCAGCCCACGTACATGGCGCCGCTCGGCTCCAACCCGTTCGCGCCGGACGACGCACCGGCGCCGGTGCGCGCCGCCGCGCTCATGGCCGAGGCGCGCCGCCTCCTGGCCGACCACGCCGACAAGGAGGCGGACGATGCCGACGATGACGACCAGTGAGGAGCGGCGGCGCCTGTCCCTGGACACGGCGCACGTCACGCTCCGCGCCGACGAGACGGGCGGGCAGCGGTTCGCCGGGTACGCCGCCGTCTTCAACTCCCGGACCGCGATCGGGAATCCGCTGCGCTGGGGGTTCTACGAGGAGATCGCCGAGGGCGCGTTCACCAAGACGCTGTCCGAGGGTGACGCCCGGATGCTCATCGACCACGACTCGTACTACGTCGTGTCCCGCATGTCGGCCGGCACCCTCAGCCTGTCCGAGGACGGCCGCGGCCTGGCCGTCGACTCCGCCCTCGATACCCGCCTGTCCTACGTGCAGGACCTGGCGGTGAACCTGGAGAACCGCAACGTCACCGGCATGAGCTTCGGGTTCTACGTCGTCAAGGACGAGTGGAACCAGGAAGAGATCGAAGTCGAGGGCGCCGATCCGGTGCCCGTCGACGTGCGCGTGATCCGCGAGGTACGCCTCATCGAGGTCAGCGCCGTCACCTTCCCTGCCTACCCCGAGACCGAGGCCGAGCTGAAGGCCGTGGCGCGGGCGCTGGATCGGCGCGGCGACTACGCCGCGGTCGAGGCCGCCGCCCGGCACCGGCCCGAGCTGCTCGACCTGGTGCACATCGACCGCGAGCCGGGAGAGTCCACTCGCGACGAGCAGGTGCCTGCTGAGCCGGTTGTGTCCACTCAGCCCCAGGGCCTGCCGCTGTCAATGCGCATGAGCGCGCTGGCCGCCCGCTACGGGCTCCCGCGCACGTAATCCCTATCCACCTTCCGTCAGCCCCTCGGCGTCGCCGCAGGGGCTGTCTGGCGTGCCGTGAAAGGACACCGCCACTATGAGCACTCTGCTCACCCGAGCGATCGAGAAGCGGGCCAACGTCTGGTCCCAGATGCAGGAGATCCAGGCTCGCGCCGAGACCGAGGGCCGCAGCGAGCTGACCGCCGAGGAGCGCGAGAAGTGGGACGCCGCCGAGGCGGACCTCACCGCCACGTCGCAGGACATCGAGCGCATGGAGCGCTCGGCCCGCCTCGACACGGTGCAGCGCGACCAGGCCGTCATCGCCACCGGGAGCGAGAACGCCGAGGACCGCGGCGAGATCGACCAGGACGCCCAGTACCGGGCCGCGTTCGACGTGTACGTGCGGCACGGCATGGGCGGGCTGTCCCATGAGCAGCGCACGCTGATGATGTCGAACCAGGCAGAGGTGCGCGCCGGTGCGACGTCGCCGGGGACGGCCGGCGGGTACTTCATCCCGACCGAGACCCTGAACCGGATCACTGAGGTGATGAAGGCGTACGGCGGTCTGCTCGGCGCCGCGAACGTCATCACCACCGCGTCCGGCAACCCGCTCAACTGGCCGACCAACGACGACACCGGGAACATCGGCGCGATCCTCGCCGAGAACTCTCAGGTCACCGAGCAGGATGTGACCCTCGGGCAGAAGACCCTCGGCGCCTACACCTACACCTCCAAGCTGGTGCGCCTGTCGCTGCAACTGTTGCAGGACGACGTGTTCGGCGTGGAGTCGTGGCTGACGCGCAAGCTCGGCGAGCGCATCGGCCGTGCCGTCGCCGCGCACCTCGCCACCGGCACGGGCACCGCGCAGCCCGAGGGCCTGTTCACCAACGCGACCGCGGGCAAGACCGGTCAGACCGGGCAGACCACGTCGGTCACCTACGACGACCTGATCGACCTTCAGCACTCCATCGACCCGGCGTACCGGGCGAGCGCGCAGTGGGCCATGTCCGACTCCGCGCTCAAGGTCGTGCGCAAGCTCAAGGACGGCCAGTCCCGTCCGCTGTGGGAGCCGTCCGTCCAGGCCGGCGCCCCGTCGCTGCTGCTCGGCCAGGGCGTGCTCATCGACAACGGGATCCCGGCCCCGGCCGCGAACGCCAAGTCGATCGGCTACGGCGACATCAACGCGGGCTACGTGGTCCGGCAGGTGGCCGGTGGCCAGATGATGCGCCTCGACGAGCGGTACGCCGACTACCTCCAGGTCGGATTCCTCGGCTTCCTGCGCCTGGACGCCAAGCCGGACGACGCCTCGGCGTTCCGCGTCTACGCCCACTCGGCGACCTGATCCTGCCCGCATCGCGGCCCCGGCATGGTCGGGGCCGCCTGCTCCGAAAGGAGGCGGGCATGGCCCGTATCCGGATTCTGCAGTCCATCGCCGGACTGGATTTCTCGTGGGTCGTGGGCGACGTTGTCGAGGTCGACGACGAGGCGGCCGCGGGATGGGCCGACGGCGAGCGCGCCGAGGCCGCACCCGACGATGCCCCGGTCACGGTGGCCGCGCCGAGCACGGTCGAGGCCGAGGACGACGGGGCGGACAAGCCGTTCGATCCGACGGCCGCCAAGGTCGACGAGGTGCTGGCCTTCCTCTCCACCGCCGACGAGGACGAGGCGCTGCGCGTCCTGGACGCCGAAGCAGCGGCGAAGAAGCCGCGTGCCTCGGTCCTCAAGGAGCGCGACGCCATCCTTGCCGCAGCCCGCGAGCGTGCCGCCGAGGCGGCGGGCGGCACCGAGCAGCAGGCCGCCGAGAAGGCTGCCGACACCTCGCGCGGCGGAGGCCGAGCCGAGGACCCCGAGACCCGCACCGAGTAGCGAGGGGGCGGCATGGGCATCATCACTCTGGCCGAGGCCAAGGCCCAGCTCGACATCGAGAGCAGCGGCGACGACCTTGAGCTTCAGGCGTACATCGACGGCATCACCGCGCCCATCGAGAACCTGGTGGGCGTAGTCGAGGAACGCACCGTCACCGAGACCGCCAACGGCACCGGCAGCACGCTGTGCCTGCTGAAGGTGCCAGCCCTGGCTCTCGTGTCCGTCACACCGCAGTTGACGGGCGGGGCGTCGCTCGACGTCGCGCAGCTGCACCTCGACGGCGCGACCGGCGTCGTGCGGCAACTGTCGGGCGGCCGGTTCTACGGCGGGCCGTGGACGGTCACCTACACCGCAGGCCGGGCCGAGACCCCGCCCACCATCAAGCTCGCCGCGCGCATCCTGATCCAGCACCTGTGGCGCACGCAGTACGGCAGCGCGCGCGGGCAGAGCAGCAGCGACGACTACTCGGTCTCTGAGCCGATCCCCGGGTTCGGGTACGCGGTGCCCAACCGGGTTCTCCAGTTGCTCGAACCGTTCAAGCTGCCGCCGGGGGTGGCGTGATGGCGACCTCGCGTGCGGGCGCGGCTATCGATGCGCTGCTGGCCATCCTGCGGGCTGCTCCGGGCCTGTCGGATGCCGAGGTCATCGATGGGCCCTCGGCGGTGAACTACACGTCCCGGCGCCGCCTGTACATCGGGTGGGCGCCGGGCGCCGACCAGGCCGCCGAGATTCAGCAGGAGTTCGCGTCGGTGGGCGCCCGCACCCGGGACGAGGACTTCACGATCACCTGCCATGCCGAAGTCCGGGCGGGCGACAAGGACATGGCCTTGCGGCGGGCCGCAGTGTTTGAGCTGCTCGCGCAAGTCGAGGACGCGCTGCGCGCCACCGACGCGGCGCCGGAGGCGCCCACCCTGAACGGGACGGTGCTGTGGGCCCACCTGACGGCCGGCAGTCTCACGCAGGAGCAGACCCCGGACGGCGCCCAGGCGGGCCTCGTCTTCACGGTCTCCTGCCGGGCCCGTATCTAATCCAACCATTCCCACCTCAAGGAGTTCCCCATGGCGCGTGTGCGCTTGGTCGGGCCCGAGCCGGTGACCGTGCCTGAGCTGGGCGGTCGCACGGTGGAGCCCGACGAGATTGTCGAAGTGCCCGACGAGCGGTTCGAGGCCTACGTGTGCCAGACGGCGACGTGGGAGTCGATCGAGGAGCCGGGCTCCAAGCCGAAGAAGGCGGCGGCGAAGTCGCCGCAGAAGGACGAGGTCTGACATGGCGATCGGGTCCGGGCTCGGCGCCCAGCTCAGCATCGGCGCGGAGTCGGCGTATGGCACCTACGTGGCGCCGTCCAAGCACATCGAGTTCACCAAGGAATCGCTGGCCCTGAAGAAGACCACGGCGCAATCGGCGGGCATCGCAGCCGGCCGTCTGCTGCCGCTGTCGGGGCGGCGTGTGGTCACCCAGCGCGAGGCCAACGGCAGCGTGGACCTGGAGGTCACCAACAAGGGCATGGGCGTGCTGCTCCAGGCGCTCATGGGCACGACGGTCACGCCAGTGCAGCAGGGCGCGGGAGCGGCGTACCTGCAAACGCACACGCTCGCTGACACGGCGGGCAAGTCCCTGGTGATCCAGAAGGGCGTGCCCCTCACCACGGGCACGGTCACCGACAAGACCTTTCTGGGCTGCAAGGTCACGAGCGCTGAGTTCTCGTGCGAGGTGGGCGGCATGCTCACCGCGAGCTTCGAGTTCGACGCGAAGGACTGTGACGAGACGCAGACGCTCGTGGTCGCCTCGTACCCCACGATGTCTCCGTTCCACTTCGGGCAGATGGCGCTGAAGTCCGGCGTCTACGCCTCCGAGGCGGCGCTGGACGGCATCCGCAAGGTGTCCGTGAAGATCGAGCGTCCCCAGGCTGTGGACCGCTTCTACGCCGGACAGGCCGGGCTGAAGAAGGAGCCGATCTCCAACGACCAGGTGAAGATCACTGGCTCGATCGAGATGGACTACGTGGCCACCACGCTCGACGACTTGCACACGAGCGACGCGGCAACCGCCTTCCTGTGGGAGTTCACCGGCGCCAACATCGCCACCACCTACTATGAGACGTTCCGGATCAAGCTGCCCGCGATCCGTATCGACGAGGCCCCGCCGACTGTCGAAGGTTTCGACGTCGTCAAGCCCACCATCAGCTTCACGGGCCTGTACGACGGGACGAACCAGCCCGCCATCGAGTACATCTCTACCGACATCACCCTGTAGGTGCGTCGTGCGTGACGTTCGCCTGCTCAACACCGGCAGCCTGCTGGAACTCCAGAGGCGCCTGCGGGCTGCCGGTAACGAGAACATCCGCTCATCCATGCAGCGCCGGATCCGGCGTGCGGCCGAGCCGCTCAAGGACGACCTCCAGTCGACCATCCGTGAACTGCGGATCGTTTCCCAGCCGCGGCGCACGCCCCCGGGCGGCCCGTCCCCGACGACGCGGCCGATGCGCGCCACGATCGCCGAGGCCATCCGTATCAGCGTGCGTACCTCCGCCGGGTCCGCCGGCGCCCGAGTGTGGATCGACCGGTCCCACCTCCCCGCCGATCTGCGGGGCATGCCCGCAGCCCTCAACACCGGCCGGATCCGCCACCCCGTGTACGGCAACCGGCGCCGCTGGGTGCAGCAGGATGCGACCCCCCTGTGGTGGGACCGCACGGTGCGCGCCCACACCCCCCGTATCGAGCGCGAGGTCGGCCGCGTCCTGGACGACGTGCGCCGCCGCCTGACCTGAACCGGAGCAACACGTGATCATCGTCTACACGCCCGAGGGCGGCGAGCCCGAGACCCTGGACGCGCGGCGGCTGCGCGCCTCCGAGGTGATGGCCATCGAGAAGGCCGCCGACATGAAGTGGGCCGAAGTCCGCCAAGGCCTGCACGAGGGCGACGTCACTGCGGTGCGCACGGTCGCCTGGGCGCTGAAGAGGCGCAACGAACCCGCGCTGCGGCTGGCGCAGTTCGACCCGTTCGACGACGAGCTCATCGTGCGCCTCGATGCACGAGAGGTCGAGTCGTTCGCCCTCCAGGTGTACGCCTCGTTCCGGGACCAGCCGGAGGAACTGGCCGCAGCGTGGGACGAACTGCGGGAGGCAGCCCACGACAAGGACGCCTGCGAGCTGGCCATCAAGCAGGCCGAGGAACTCCCAAAAGATCCGGGCCCCGTCCCGCCCAGTCTGGTGACGGATGGTTCGCCGACCGCCGCCTGACCTTGCTGCCGCTGTTCGCGTACTACCTGCACTACACAGCGCGCGACGTCGACGACCTGACGGTCGACGAGTTCGAGTACCTCGCCGGGTGGATCGATGAGCACGAGGCCCGCTTGAAGGCGGCGTCCACAACCGAATAGCGGGCCGCGCCCCGCCTCAAGCAGAGGGGGCGGGCTGTGTCCTCGCAGCGTCTGAACTTCATCCTGAGCGGCCGCGACGATCTGTCGCGCACCCTCAATGGGGCGGGCGACAGTGCGGCCCGGCTGCACCGGCGCCTGGACGACTCCATGCGCCAGAGCACCAACTCGGTGCAGCGGTTCACCCGTGACGCTCAGGGACGGCTACGCGATCTGAGCGGCCGCCTCACGTCGTTCGGTGACGCGGCCCGCTCCGTCAGCGACGGGCTGCCGTCGCTCTCCAACCGGCTCGGCGATGTGGCCGACGCGGGCGGGGACGTCGCCCAGTCGCTCGGCAAGAGCGGCGGCGGCGCGGGCGGCGCCATGATGGGCATCGCCGCCGCGGCAGGCCTGTCGCTGCTGCCCGCGCTCGGCGCGCTGGTGCCGATGATGGCCGGCGTAGCGCTGGCCGGCGGCACCCTGAAGCTCGGGTTCGCCGGGGTCGGCGACGCCATGGAGGCCCAGGCCAAGGGCACCAAGGAGTACAACAAGGCCCTGAAGAAGCTCAGCCCCGAGGCGCGCGGCTTCACCAAGGAACTCGTCTCGCTGAAGAAGGAGTTCAGCGGGGCCGGCCGGGACGTCCAGAAGGCGATGCTGCCCGGCTTCACCCGCGCGGTGAAGGATGCCGGGCCGCTGGTCAAGATCCTGCGCCGGAACATGGTCGACCTCGGCGGCACGTTCGGCGGTCTGGCCAAGCGGGCAGGCAGCGTCTTCCGTGAGTCCGGGTTCCAGCGGGACCTCCAGGCCAACCTCACCCTGGGCAAGCAGTTCGTCGGCGACATGGCGACGGGGGTCGGCCGGCTCGGCCGTAGCTTCCTCGACTTCGGTGCCGCGTCGAAGCCGACCCTGACCGCGCTGTCGGGCGGAATCCGAGACGTGCTGGGCAAGGGACTGCCCGGCATGTTCGACGGGCTGAAGGTCGGGATCTCCGGGAGCGCCTCGTTCCTGAACGGCCTGTTCTCCATGCTCAACCGGGTACTGCCCGCGATCGGCCGGTTCGCAGGCGAGACCGCGCGCGCCCTTGGGCCGCTGCTGGGCCAGGCATTCGAGAACGCCGGGCTGTCGACGCAGACCGTCCTCGACGGGCTGGGCAAGGGCATCAAGGCCCTGTCGCCCGTCTTCAAGGATCTGGGCTTCGGCCTCAAGTCGATCATGCAGATCATGAGCATCCTCGGCCCCACCCTGAAGGACGTGGGCTCCGCTCTGGTCGGCAGCTTCCTGCCCAGCTTCGCCGAGGTCGACAAGGCGCGCGGCCCACTGCAACGCCTCTCGGACACGATCGAGCGGAACAAGGGCTCCATCCAGGAGTTCGCCCGGCAGGGCGGTACGGCCTTCCTGACGCTGGTTGAGGTCGGCGTGCAGAACCTGCCGACCCTGCTGTCGGTGTTCCGCACCGTGACGGGCGGCATGGTCACCGCGCTCGGCGGTGTCCTGCACGCCGCGGCGACCGCGTTCGGGTGGGTGCCCGGCATCGGCGACAAGCTGAAGACCGCTGACCGGAAGTTCTCCGAGTTCAAGGACTCGTACATCTCCGGGCTGAAGACGGCCGAGGAGAAGGCGCGCGGGTTCGCCGCGGCGACCGCGCCGAAGCTGGCCGCGGGCAAGTTGCAGCTGAACATCAACTCGTGGGAGGCGCAGCTTCGGACGGCCAAGGAGCAGCTGAAGTCGGTGCCGCCGTCGAAGCGGTCCGCGCTCCTCGCGAAGATCGATGATCTGAAGTCGAAGATCCGCGAGGGCAAGGGCCAGCTGGCTTCGCTCAAGGACCGGAGCGTCGCCGTCAACGGCAAGGACCGGGCGTCGGGCGTCATCCGCATGGTGCGCGGTCTGCTCGCCGGGCTGCGCGACCGGAACGTCACCGTGTGGACGCACTACAAGCAGACCCGGGACGGCAACGTCGCCCCCTCGTTCCCGTGGCGGGGTGGCATCCAGAAGCGCGCCGGCGGCGGCCCGATCTCCGGGCCGGGCACCGGCCGCTCCGACAGCATTCCGATGTTCGCGTCGAACGGCGAGTACGTCATCAACGCCCGGTCGACGGCCAAGCATCGCGGTCTGGTTGAGGCGATCAACCAGGACCGGGTGCCGCACGGTCTCGGCGCGCTGGGCGGGGATGTGGGCCGCGGCCTGGCCGCAGGCATGACCGGGTCGCTGAGCACGGTCACCAGCGGGGCCCGCTCGGTGGCGGGCGCGATCATCACCGCGATGAAGACGGAGTTGCAGATCGCCTCGCCGTCGAAGCGCACCACCGCCCTGGCCCGGGACGTCGGGTCTGGTCTGATCAAGGGCCTGACCGGGTCGAAGGACAAGATCAAGGCCACAGCGAAGGATCTGGCGGCCGACATCTGGAAGGCGTTCACCGGCAAGAAGGACAACTTCTACGTCGCGTACGTCAACCGGCAGACGAACAAGCTGCTGTCGCTGGCGAGCAAGCGCGACGCCCTGGCCGCGACGATCAAGAGGGCGAAGGACTTCGCCGAGTCGACCCGGGTCGGGGCGAAGAAGTCGGCGTCTCTGGGTGGCATGTTCGAGGGCGAGGAGCAGGTCACCGCGTCCGGCATCAACAGCAAGCTGCAACAGCGGCTCGCCAAGATGAAGACGTTCACCTCGTACGTCAGCACCTTGAAGAAGCGCGGTCTCAACAAGACCATGCTGCGCGAGATCTTGGAGATGGGCCCGGAGGAGGGCTACGCGTATGCGAGCGCGCTGGCCGGGTCCTCGTCGAAGCTGTTCAAGGAGATCAACTCCACGCAGTACAAGGTGAACGCGCAGGCCGAGACCCTCGGCCGCTCTGGCGCCGATGCTCTGTACGACTCGGGCAAGAACGCGGGGAAGGGCTTCCTCAAGGGCCTGTCGTCGCAGCAGGACGCGATCGAGAAGCAGATGCTGAAGATCGCCAAGGGTATGGACAAGGCCATCCGCAAGGCGCTCGGCATCAAGTCGCCGTCGCGCGTGATGGCGCAGGTGGGCCGCTACTCCACCGAGGGCCTGGCGGCCGGGCTCACCGAGCGAACCCCGGTCCTCGACCGCGCGCTCGGCGTCGTGGCCGGGAAGGTCGCGGCGACGCGCCCCGTCCTCGGCCGGCCTGCGGTCGCGGCCGGTGCGAGCGGCGGCATGAACGTCTACATCACCGTCGAGCAGGCCATGGACCCGGTCGCGGTGGCCCGGGAGATGGAGCGCTTGTTCACCAAGCTCGGCCGCAATCAGGGCGTCAGGTTCCAGTTCGCCAGCTGAGGGGGTTTACGTGCCGCTGCTCGTTGAAATGGGGTGGGGTGGCCTGGTGCAGGCACCGTCCACGATCACGTGGACGGACATCACCCAGTACGTCGACGTGGTGCAGGGGGTGACTATCACCCGGGGGGCATCCGACGAACTGTCGGAGACGCAGCCCGGCACGGCCACCCTCGTGCTCGACAACTCGGACGGCCGGTTCACACCCGGCAACACGTCGTCGCCCTACTACCCGTTCGTGCGGCGCAACGCGCCCATCCGTATCTCGCAGGCCATCATCCCGACGGCGCCCACCGGGCCGCAGCCCTACGCGCTGGAACTGCTCGGCGACGACTTCGACGACGGGAAGCTGAACACGTCGCTGTGGGTGAACAGTTACGGCGGGGTGTCCGAGGTCGGCGGCCGGGCCCGGGTGCCGGCCGCCGTGAACGGGTTCGCCGCGTACCAGTCGACGCGGTACTGGCGGCTGTGGGGCACCAGCTTCTGCGTGAAGCCGGTGACGCTGCCGCAGGCGAACGGGTCGTCCTCCGCCACCGCCACCATGATGATCAACAGCGGGACGGACGGGACCCGCATCGGGTTCTCGTACAACCCGGTCACGGGCGCGTTGCGCCTGGTCAACGACGTCGGCTACTTCGACGGCAGCGCGACCGTGCTCACGTACAACCCCATCGATCACGCGTGGTGGCGGGTACGCGAGGCGTCCGGGGTCGTCTACTGGGAGACCAGCGGCGACGGGTTCGGGTGGACCGTGCGCCGCTCGCTGGCCACGCCCGCGTGGGTCGGCGTCAACCAGGTCACCGCCGAACTCGGCGCCTCACGCTCGAACAACGGCACCGGTGACTTCGCGGAGTTCGACCTGGCGGGCGCGAAGATCAGGCCCCGCTTCTACGGCATGGTCAACGAGTTCCCGGTGCAGTGGGAGGGCCTGTACTCCAAGGTCCAGATCTCGGCGACGGACCTGTTCAAGCGGCTCAACAAGCAGCCGCCGCTCCGCTCGATGGTGGCGCAGGAGATCATCGCCGACGGGCCGGTCGCCTACTACCCGCTCACCGAGGACGCAGGGGCGACGAGCGCCGGCGACCTGTCGGGGAAGGCGGCCACCGCGCTCGCTCTCACCCAGGCCGGATCCGGCGGCACGCTGGAGATGGCGGCCACCGCGGGGGCCGCGGAGACCGGCGACCAGCATCCGCAGTTCACGCCGTCCACCGCGAGCGCGGGCAAGTACCTGACGTGCGACCTCGGGCCGGTGGTCGCCGAGCTGATGACCGCCGGGTATCTGGCGTTCGAGTGCTGGTTCCAGACCACGACCACCACGCGCGCCGTTCTCGGCCTGGCCTCGGCTGACCTTCAGTACCAGATCACGCTCACCGTCTCCA includes:
- a CDS encoding HK97 family phage prohead protease, giving the protein MTTSEERRRLSLDTAHVTLRADETGGQRFAGYAAVFNSRTAIGNPLRWGFYEEIAEGAFTKTLSEGDARMLIDHDSYYVVSRMSAGTLSLSEDGRGLAVDSALDTRLSYVQDLAVNLENRNVTGMSFGFYVVKDEWNQEEIEVEGADPVPVDVRVIREVRLIEVSAVTFPAYPETEAELKAVARALDRRGDYAAVEAAARHRPELLDLVHIDREPGESTRDEQVPAEPVVSTQPQGLPLSMRMSALAARYGLPRT
- a CDS encoding phage major capsid protein translates to MSTLLTRAIEKRANVWSQMQEIQARAETEGRSELTAEEREKWDAAEADLTATSQDIERMERSARLDTVQRDQAVIATGSENAEDRGEIDQDAQYRAAFDVYVRHGMGGLSHEQRTLMMSNQAEVRAGATSPGTAGGYFIPTETLNRITEVMKAYGGLLGAANVITTASGNPLNWPTNDDTGNIGAILAENSQVTEQDVTLGQKTLGAYTYTSKLVRLSLQLLQDDVFGVESWLTRKLGERIGRAVAAHLATGTGTAQPEGLFTNATAGKTGQTGQTTSVTYDDLIDLQHSIDPAYRASAQWAMSDSALKVVRKLKDGQSRPLWEPSVQAGAPSLLLGQGVLIDNGIPAPAANAKSIGYGDINAGYVVRQVAGGQMMRLDERYADYLQVGFLGFLRLDAKPDDASAFRVYAHSAT
- a CDS encoding phage tail tube protein, with the translated sequence MAIGSGLGAQLSIGAESAYGTYVAPSKHIEFTKESLALKKTTAQSAGIAAGRLLPLSGRRVVTQREANGSVDLEVTNKGMGVLLQALMGTTVTPVQQGAGAAYLQTHTLADTAGKSLVIQKGVPLTTGTVTDKTFLGCKVTSAEFSCEVGGMLTASFEFDAKDCDETQTLVVASYPTMSPFHFGQMALKSGVYASEAALDGIRKVSVKIERPQAVDRFYAGQAGLKKEPISNDQVKITGSIEMDYVATTLDDLHTSDAATAFLWEFTGANIATTYYETFRIKLPAIRIDEAPPTVEGFDVVKPTISFTGLYDGTNQPAIEYISTDITL
- a CDS encoding head-tail connector protein — protein: MGIITLAEAKAQLDIESSGDDLELQAYIDGITAPIENLVGVVEERTVTETANGTGSTLCLLKVPALALVSVTPQLTGGASLDVAQLHLDGATGVVRQLSGGRFYGGPWTVTYTAGRAETPPTIKLAARILIQHLWRTQYGSARGQSSSDDYSVSEPIPGFGYAVPNRVLQLLEPFKLPPGVA
- a CDS encoding phage portal protein, which codes for MSLFGLFDRRSSPENPAVPLTDSSLLDWLGGPKTEAGVQVSERSALHMPAVWRSVAVIAGVSAALPLHTYKAGTKDRTTSLLLGDPHPELTPLELWRLAYVHKVLWGNAYIQKLRAPSGQVKELWPVSSDRVTVDRERPSEANPSGKFFYATDDWGEVHRLTPRELMHLPGLGYDGLKGLSPVSLARGGISLAQAAELSAGQLFGRGNMVSGVLQTEQRLDAEQAAALKARWQAKVGGIENAHQVAVLDSGASFQPVTMPLKDAQFLESREFQITEVARMFGVPLFLLMETAKSTSWGTGLEQQAQGWVTFDLGPTWLAPTEQRITKELLPLGEYAHYALQGLLRGDSSSRATFYRAMRDTGVMSANDIRYLEELPPIPGPEGDTYLQPTYMAPLGSNPFAPDDAPAPVRAAALMAEARRLLADHADKEADDADDDDQ
- a CDS encoding LamG-like jellyroll fold domain-containing protein — protein: MPLLVEMGWGGLVQAPSTITWTDITQYVDVVQGVTITRGASDELSETQPGTATLVLDNSDGRFTPGNTSSPYYPFVRRNAPIRISQAIIPTAPTGPQPYALELLGDDFDDGKLNTSLWVNSYGGVSEVGGRARVPAAVNGFAAYQSTRYWRLWGTSFCVKPVTLPQANGSSSATATMMINSGTDGTRIGFSYNPVTGALRLVNDVGYFDGSATVLTYNPIDHAWWRVREASGVVYWETSGDGFGWTVRRSLATPAWVGVNQVTAELGASRSNNGTGDFAEFDLAGAKIRPRFYGMVNEFPVQWEGLYSKVQISATDLFKRLNKQPPLRSMVAQEIIADGPVAYYPLTEDAGATSAGDLSGKAATALALTQAGSGGTLEMAATAGAAETGDQHPQFTPSTASAGKYLTCDLGPVVAELMTAGYLAFECWFQTTTTTRAVLGLASADLQYQITLTVSTLGGLLLEWTDTGGTLNVETISGPTTMANGSWHHVVFDEAASDIWVDGVLVDSTVPVFAATDLRLLWVGSHRGGRLFNGSIGHVAIYAPYTSIGADLAQHYAAGATGFAGEDADQRIMRLARYAGLDSVTIWGTTHDPVASQGPGGSSVVARMREVEATESGRLWAERDWYGLAYQSRDVRYNPSPSAETFTINYADLEPGIELADDDQKMVNLVDASRPGGATQRVSAPASVLAFGEYPQDLTVLKTSDNSVLDAAAWLVSRYANPMPELREVPIEAHTMSTYLDILDAEIGSYFSVYNLPAQATAPSMRVTVEGYTETIKHNSHVITFHTSASSTDSVWVLGDPVYGVLGSTTRLAY